In Xanthomonas theicola, a single genomic region encodes these proteins:
- a CDS encoding lasso peptide biosynthesis B2 protein, with amino-acid sequence MTATPASRRLRDRLAAFLRLPRFERCLLLPTWMVLGLARAAVLGLGFRRLAPWLGRRVALPPPLPALDARAQRRALQIGRTLRLAARHTPWRSNCLVQALAACCLLGLFRVAHVLCFGVARTADASRQLQAHAWVVAGSLRVTGGGGIERFAQVGCFVARAGPAR; translated from the coding sequence ATGACCGCGACGCCGGCGTCCCGCCGCCTGCGCGACAGGCTGGCCGCGTTCCTGCGCCTGCCGCGTTTCGAACGGTGCCTGCTGCTGCCGACGTGGATGGTGCTGGGGCTGGCCCGTGCGGCGGTGCTGGGCCTGGGCTTCCGGCGCCTGGCGCCCTGGCTGGGACGGCGGGTCGCGCTGCCGCCGCCGTTGCCGGCGCTGGACGCGCGGGCGCAGCGCCGCGCGCTGCAGATCGGGCGCACCCTGCGCCTGGCCGCACGGCATACGCCGTGGCGGTCCAACTGCCTGGTGCAGGCACTGGCCGCGTGTTGCCTGCTCGGCTTGTTCCGGGTCGCCCATGTGCTGTGCTTCGGCGTGGCGCGGACCGCGGACGCGTCGCGGCAGCTGCAGGCCCATGCCTGGGTGGTCGCCGGTAGCCTGCGCGTCACCGGCGGTGGCGGCATCGAACGCTTCGCCCAGGTGGGCTGCTTCGTGGCGCGTGCGGGGCCGGCGCGGTGA
- a CDS encoding type II 3-dehydroquinate dehydratase gives MSILLLRGPDCVAGHRGRPARIAPRVMAQLLAHAGRAGKTLAVRGCASEAELLLALAQVDAARVEMLLLDPGACSDSAATAAAVAHLDRPYVEVHDDACDQREPCLCAVSRQRVGQVGGYCAQSYALALSIALEHLGCNGYEGDVHVGT, from the coding sequence ATGTCGATCCTGTTGCTCCGCGGCCCGGACTGCGTGGCCGGCCATCGCGGCCGCCCCGCGCGCATCGCGCCGCGGGTGATGGCTCAATTGCTCGCGCACGCCGGCCGCGCCGGCAAGACCCTGGCGGTGCGCGGCTGCGCCAGTGAGGCCGAACTGCTGCTGGCGCTGGCGCAGGTCGACGCGGCGCGCGTGGAGATGCTGCTGCTGGATCCGGGCGCCTGCTCGGACAGCGCCGCCACCGCCGCTGCGGTCGCACACCTGGACCGGCCGTACGTGGAAGTGCACGACGATGCCTGCGACCAGCGCGAACCCTGCCTGTGCGCGGTTTCGCGGCAGCGCGTGGGACAGGTCGGCGGCTACTGCGCGCAGAGCTATGCGCTGGCGCTGTCGATCGCGCTGGAACACCTGGGCTGCAACGGCTACGAAGGCGATGTCCACGTCGGCACCTGA
- a CDS encoding APC family permease — MTQTALRRDVGPFALMLTGLGSIIGSGWLFGAWRAAGLAGPGAIWAWLLGAAIVTTIALAYAELGAMFPESGGMVRYSHYSHGSLVGFIAGWANWIAIVSVIPIEAEASVQYMASWPWRWAQDLYVQQPGGGGELSVPGLSIAAVLVLVYFLLNFWSVKLFARSNSLITVFKLVVPALTGIALVASGFHSENFSVGLHGGAHTLDFAAVLTAVATAGIVFSFNGFQSPVNLAGEARDPGRSIPFAVLGSIALATVIYLILQVAYIGAVPPELLAKAGWHGIDFRSPFAQLAIIVNLHWLAMLLYVDAFVSPSGTGITYTATTARMIYGMERNGTLPAVLGKLHPHWGVPRPAMFFNLAVSYLFLFFFRGWGTLAAVISVATIISYLTGPISAMALRRHAPETHRPLRIVGLPVLAAVAFVLATELLYWARWPLTGEVIVLMLVALPVYAYYQHRQGWQDVGRHLRGASWLIAYLPTIALLSWAGSTTFGGHGYLSYGPDLVVVAVVALGFYFWGVRAGWRTPSLQQASAG, encoded by the coding sequence ATGACCCAAACCGCCCTGCGCCGCGATGTCGGCCCGTTCGCCCTGATGCTGACCGGCCTGGGCTCGATCATCGGCTCCGGCTGGCTGTTCGGCGCCTGGCGCGCCGCCGGGCTGGCCGGCCCGGGGGCGATCTGGGCGTGGCTGCTGGGCGCGGCGATCGTCACCACCATCGCCCTGGCCTATGCCGAACTGGGCGCGATGTTCCCCGAGTCCGGCGGCATGGTCCGCTACAGCCACTACTCGCACGGTTCGCTGGTCGGCTTCATCGCCGGCTGGGCCAACTGGATCGCGATCGTGTCGGTGATCCCGATCGAAGCCGAGGCCTCGGTGCAGTACATGGCCTCCTGGCCGTGGCGATGGGCGCAGGATCTGTACGTGCAGCAGCCCGGCGGCGGCGGCGAACTGTCGGTGCCCGGCCTGTCCATCGCCGCGGTGCTGGTGCTGGTGTATTTCCTGCTGAACTTCTGGAGCGTGAAGCTGTTCGCCCGCTCCAACAGCCTGATCACCGTGTTCAAGCTGGTGGTGCCGGCGCTGACCGGCATCGCGCTGGTCGCCAGCGGCTTCCACAGCGAGAACTTCAGCGTCGGCCTGCACGGCGGCGCGCATACGCTCGATTTCGCCGCGGTGCTGACCGCGGTGGCCACCGCCGGCATCGTGTTCAGCTTCAACGGTTTCCAGAGCCCGGTGAACCTAGCCGGCGAGGCGCGCGATCCGGGGCGCAGCATTCCGTTCGCGGTGCTCGGTTCGATCGCGCTGGCCACGGTGATCTACCTGATCCTGCAGGTGGCCTACATCGGCGCGGTGCCGCCGGAGCTGCTGGCCAAGGCCGGCTGGCACGGCATCGATTTCCGCTCGCCGTTCGCGCAGCTGGCGATCATCGTCAACCTGCACTGGCTGGCGATGCTGCTGTACGTGGACGCCTTCGTCAGCCCCAGCGGCACCGGCATCACCTACACCGCCACCACCGCGCGGATGATCTACGGCATGGAGCGCAACGGCACCCTGCCGGCGGTGCTGGGCAAGCTGCATCCGCACTGGGGCGTGCCGCGCCCGGCGATGTTCTTCAACCTGGCGGTGTCCTACCTGTTCCTGTTCTTCTTCCGCGGCTGGGGCACGCTGGCGGCGGTGATCTCGGTGGCCACGATCATCTCCTACCTGACCGGCCCGATCAGCGCGATGGCGCTGCGCCGCCACGCGCCGGAGACGCACCGCCCGCTGCGCATCGTCGGCCTGCCGGTGCTGGCCGCCGTCGCCTTCGTGCTGGCCACCGAGCTGCTGTACTGGGCGCGCTGGCCGCTGACCGGCGAGGTCATCGTGCTGATGCTGGTGGCGCTGCCGGTGTACGCCTACTACCAGCACCGCCAGGGCTGGCAGGATGTCGGCCGGCACCTGCGCGGCGCCAGCTGGCTGATCGCCTACCTGCCGACCATCGCGCTGCTGTCGTGGGCCGGCAGCACCACCTTCGGCGGGCATGGCTACCTGTCCTACGGACCGGACCTGGTCGTCGTCGCCGTGGTCGCGCTGGGCTTCTATTTCTGGGGCGTGCGCGCCGGCTGGCGCACGCCGTCGCTGCAGCAGGCCAGCGCCGGCTGA
- a CDS encoding M28 family metallopeptidase, which produces MLALAVSSGAMAAPAAPHFDTQRISADVKTLASDAYEGRAPATPGENKTVAYLSAQFQAAGLQPGGDLRDGKRLWTQAVPLRRADIVGTPQVAIAAGGQRRALIQGRQIALRAALDGSAQVAIDGAPLVFVGYGVKAPERDWDDFKGVDLTGKIAVVLINDPDFETGKGAFDGKGMTYYGRWTYKYEQGARQGAAGVLIVHESAPASYGWVTVASSNTSSMFDVVRDAPKAAHPALEGWIQRALAVDLFKRAGLDFEALKKQAQTRQFKPVELKGERLYADYAVKSQVITSHNVVARLPGSTHPDDSVIYTAHWDHIGAGAAGANGDRIFNGALDNASGTAALLELGRVFAKGPAPQRSVVFLAVTAEEKGLLGSEYYASKPLYPLARTVAVINMDGMNPFGPSRDFGIYGTAKLDLLEDLKTLAKRWDLRYTPDPKPEAGYFFRSDHFSFAKRGVPALSFSAGQDWVDGGIKAGKAAADDYTAKRYHQPGDEWLQSWTFAGAARDLQVLYTLGAELANSPQWPNWSGDSEFRATRDASAAQRQSDAPAW; this is translated from the coding sequence ATGCTGGCGTTGGCGGTATCGAGCGGTGCGATGGCGGCGCCGGCCGCGCCGCACTTCGACACGCAGCGCATTTCCGCCGACGTCAAGACGCTGGCGTCCGACGCCTACGAAGGCCGCGCGCCGGCCACGCCGGGCGAGAACAAGACCGTGGCCTACCTGAGTGCGCAGTTCCAGGCCGCGGGCTTGCAACCCGGCGGCGACCTGCGCGACGGCAAGCGCCTGTGGACGCAGGCGGTGCCGCTGCGCCGCGCCGACATCGTCGGCACCCCGCAGGTGGCGATCGCGGCCGGCGGCCAGCGCCGGGCGCTGATCCAGGGCCGGCAGATCGCGCTGCGCGCCGCGCTCGACGGCAGTGCGCAGGTCGCCATCGACGGCGCGCCGCTGGTGTTCGTCGGCTACGGGGTGAAGGCGCCGGAGCGCGACTGGGACGACTTCAAGGGCGTGGACCTGACGGGCAAGATCGCGGTGGTGCTGATCAACGACCCGGACTTCGAGACCGGCAAGGGTGCGTTCGACGGCAAGGGCATGACCTACTACGGCCGCTGGACCTACAAGTACGAACAGGGCGCGCGCCAGGGCGCGGCCGGCGTGCTGATCGTGCACGAGAGCGCACCGGCCTCCTACGGCTGGGTCACGGTCGCCAGCTCCAACACCAGCAGCATGTTCGACGTGGTCCGCGACGCTCCCAAGGCCGCGCATCCGGCGCTGGAAGGCTGGATCCAGCGCGCTCTGGCGGTGGATCTGTTCAAGCGCGCCGGGCTGGATTTCGAGGCATTGAAGAAGCAGGCGCAAACGCGCCAGTTCAAGCCGGTGGAGCTGAAGGGCGAACGGCTGTACGCCGACTATGCGGTGAAGTCGCAGGTCATCACCTCGCACAACGTGGTCGCGCGGCTGCCCGGCAGCACGCATCCAGACGACAGCGTGATTTACACCGCGCACTGGGATCACATCGGCGCCGGCGCGGCGGGCGCCAACGGCGACCGCATCTTCAACGGCGCGCTGGACAACGCCAGCGGCACCGCCGCGCTGCTGGAACTGGGCCGGGTGTTCGCCAAGGGGCCGGCGCCGCAGCGCTCGGTGGTGTTCCTGGCGGTCACCGCCGAGGAGAAGGGCCTGCTCGGCTCGGAGTACTACGCGTCCAAGCCGCTGTATCCGCTGGCGCGCACGGTGGCGGTGATCAACATGGACGGCATGAACCCGTTCGGCCCGTCGCGCGATTTCGGCATCTACGGCACCGCCAAACTGGACCTGCTCGAGGACCTGAAGACGCTCGCCAAGCGCTGGGACCTGCGCTACACGCCGGACCCGAAGCCGGAGGCCGGCTATTTCTTCCGTTCCGACCACTTCTCCTTCGCCAAGCGTGGCGTGCCGGCGCTGTCGTTCTCGGCTGGGCAGGACTGGGTGGACGGCGGGATCAAGGCCGGCAAGGCGGCCGCCGACGACTACACGGCCAAGCGCTACCACCAGCCCGGCGACGAATGGCTGCAGAGCTGGACCTTCGCCGGCGCCGCGCGCGACCTGCAGGTGCTGTACACGCTGGGCGCGGAGCTGGCCAACTCGCCGCAATGGCCGAACTGGAGCGGCGATTCGGAGTTTCGCGCCACCCGCGACGCCAGCGCGGCGCAGCGGCAGTCCGACGCCCCGGCGTGGTGA
- a CDS encoding cellulase family glycosylhydrolase, with protein sequence MSPSTKSRITRCLLAAALLAASGSAWSYAIAGGKVVDDKGNAVQLRGVNWFGFETNEHVVHGLWTRNWKEMIAQMQHLGFNAVRLPFCPQTLHGAAPGSIDYARNPDLRGLTALQVLDKVIGELSGRGMYVLLDHHTPDCNAISELWYTPSYSERQWLEDLRLVAKRYAGVAGVIGLDLKNEPHGAATWGAGNIATDWNKAAERVSAAVLAVAPKWLIVVEGIGENPACSSSGGHFWGGNLEPLACTPLAIPANRLLLAPHVYGPDTYMQSYFGAGNFPANMPAIWERHFGQFVQSGHALLLGEFGGKYGRGNALDVAWHNALVDYLIGKGIHSGFYWSWNPDSGDTGGILNDDWTSVRTDKIALLNRLWGSSGRTAPTPTPTPAPGASFHSKTLVDSDWNAGYCHRVQVTNDGAAAADWSVSLSISGTVASLWNASWSQSGTTLTAAGVGSSKTLAPGATTEFGFCAAR encoded by the coding sequence ATGTCGCCATCGACCAAATCCCGCATCACCCGTTGCCTGCTGGCCGCAGCACTGCTGGCCGCCAGCGGGTCGGCCTGGAGCTACGCCATCGCCGGCGGCAAGGTGGTCGACGACAAAGGCAACGCGGTGCAGCTGCGCGGCGTCAACTGGTTCGGCTTCGAGACCAACGAGCACGTCGTGCATGGCCTGTGGACGCGCAACTGGAAGGAGATGATCGCGCAGATGCAGCACCTGGGTTTCAATGCGGTGCGCCTGCCATTCTGCCCGCAGACCCTGCATGGCGCCGCGCCGGGCAGCATCGACTATGCGCGCAACCCGGACCTGCGGGGCCTGACCGCGCTGCAGGTGCTGGACAAGGTGATCGGCGAACTCAGCGGCCGCGGCATGTACGTGCTGCTCGACCACCACACCCCGGACTGCAACGCGATCTCCGAGCTGTGGTACACCCCGTCCTACAGCGAGCGGCAATGGCTCGAGGACCTGCGCCTGGTGGCCAAGCGCTACGCCGGCGTGGCGGGGGTGATCGGGCTGGACCTGAAGAACGAGCCGCACGGCGCCGCCACCTGGGGCGCCGGCAACATCGCCACCGACTGGAACAAGGCGGCCGAACGCGTCTCGGCGGCGGTGTTGGCGGTGGCGCCGAAATGGCTGATCGTGGTCGAAGGCATCGGCGAGAATCCGGCCTGCTCCAGCAGCGGCGGCCACTTCTGGGGCGGCAACCTGGAACCGCTGGCCTGCACCCCGCTCGCCATTCCGGCCAACCGCCTGCTGCTGGCACCGCACGTGTACGGACCGGACACGTACATGCAGTCCTACTTCGGCGCCGGCAATTTCCCGGCCAACATGCCGGCGATCTGGGAGCGGCATTTCGGCCAGTTCGTGCAGTCCGGCCACGCGCTGCTGCTGGGCGAGTTCGGCGGCAAGTACGGCCGGGGCAACGCGCTGGACGTGGCCTGGCACAACGCGCTGGTCGACTACCTGATCGGCAAGGGCATCCACAGCGGGTTCTACTGGTCGTGGAACCCGGACAGCGGCGACACCGGCGGCATCCTCAACGACGACTGGACCTCGGTGCGGACCGACAAAATCGCCCTGCTGAACAGGCTATGGGGCAGTTCCGGCCGCACCGCGCCAACGCCCACTCCCACGCCGGCCCCGGGCGCCAGCTTCCACAGCAAGACCCTGGTCGACAGCGACTGGAACGCCGGCTACTGCCACCGCGTGCAGGTGACCAACGACGGCGCCGCGGCCGCCGACTGGTCGGTGTCGCTGTCGATCAGCGGCACCGTCGCCTCCCTGTGGAACGCCAGCTGGAGCCAGTCCGGCACCACCCTCACCGCCGCCGGCGTCGGCTCCAGCAAGACCCTGGCGCCCGGCGCCACGACCGAGTTCGGCTTCTGCGCCGCGCGCTGA
- a CDS encoding M16 family metallopeptidase: MPRPLSLLISSILTLGVGAATAPAMAAPPALAAKATVPEIAYTRFTLRNGLTVVVHEDHKAPVVAVSIWYHIGSGDEPAGKTGFAHLFEHLMFSGSENHKGSYFQPFEKVGATDMNGTTWFDRTNYFETVPTTALDMALWMESDRMGHLLGAIGQKELDTQRGVVQNEKRQGENRPYGRVDQNILANLFPANHPYQHDTIGSMEDLDAASLDDVKQWFHDNYGAANTTLVLAGDITVAQAKAKAEQYFGDIPAGRPVPRQQPWITPLAKQRRGVQHDHVAQPRIYRTWVAPQLGTDDAVLLDLATTVLGGGKTSRLYQRLVYRDRLVDDVSASLQPFALASQLQISADVKDGVDPAKVEAAIADELRTFLAEGPTADELQRAQVASRAGFVRGLEKVGGFSGKAAILAEGQVYRNDPGAYKHDLQRAQAATAASVRKAAATWFGKGDYLLTVLPATAGFDAAAEDKAVKPLPAADGKPAPKLPAKASYSVGKHQLDRAAGVPETSAFPSLRFPPLQRGKLKNGIEVVLAERHTIPVTQVELLFDAGYAVDQGGKLGTANFTAALMNESTRSLDSVEVAQRRQRLGAITSVACELDSCAASLDALNDQLAPSLALFADIVRNPAFKAEDIERIRGQWLASIAQEKTQPQGLALRTLPPLLYGPRHPYGVPLTGSGTEAAIESLSASDLSAFQDAWLRPDNLRILVAGDTTLAQIIPQLDAAFGDWQPPAARRPSKTLPQVAAQPEPRVFLIHRSDAPQSLILAGLLAPSTKAPNNLAIGVANGAFGGTFTSRLNMNLREDKRWAYGANSFMLDAQGQRPFLFFAPVQTDKTAESAAEILKEAKAVVGDKPLTADEIGKIKNQRIRALPGSFETTGAVLGALEGIVQYGRPDDYVQTLKARLEGIDQRAAEAAIKEIVVPQAMTWVIVGDLKQIEAPVRALKLGEVQVLDSDGRPVKAGAKDAGRQ; this comes from the coding sequence ATGCCCCGACCGTTGTCGCTGTTGATCTCCAGCATTCTCACCCTCGGCGTCGGCGCCGCGACCGCCCCGGCCATGGCCGCGCCGCCGGCACTGGCCGCCAAGGCCACCGTCCCGGAGATCGCCTACACCCGCTTCACCCTGCGCAACGGCCTGACCGTGGTGGTGCACGAGGACCACAAGGCGCCGGTGGTGGCGGTGAGCATCTGGTACCACATCGGCTCCGGCGACGAGCCGGCCGGCAAGACCGGCTTCGCCCACCTGTTCGAACACCTGATGTTCTCCGGCTCGGAGAACCACAAGGGCAGCTATTTCCAGCCGTTCGAGAAGGTCGGCGCCACCGACATGAACGGCACCACCTGGTTCGACCGCACCAACTATTTCGAGACCGTGCCGACCACCGCCCTGGACATGGCGCTGTGGATGGAGTCCGACCGCATGGGCCACCTGCTCGGCGCGATCGGGCAGAAGGAACTGGACACCCAGCGCGGCGTGGTGCAGAACGAGAAGCGCCAGGGCGAGAACCGTCCGTACGGCCGCGTGGACCAGAACATCCTGGCCAACCTCTTCCCGGCCAACCATCCCTACCAGCACGACACCATCGGCTCGATGGAAGACCTCGACGCGGCCTCGCTGGACGACGTCAAGCAGTGGTTCCACGACAATTACGGCGCCGCCAACACCACCCTGGTGCTGGCCGGCGACATCACCGTGGCCCAGGCGAAGGCCAAGGCCGAGCAGTACTTCGGCGACATCCCCGCCGGCAGGCCAGTGCCGCGCCAGCAGCCGTGGATCACCCCGCTGGCCAAGCAGCGCCGCGGCGTGCAGCACGACCACGTCGCGCAGCCGCGCATCTACCGCACCTGGGTGGCGCCGCAGCTGGGCACCGACGATGCGGTGCTGCTGGACCTGGCCACCACCGTGCTCGGCGGCGGCAAGACCAGCCGCCTGTACCAGCGCCTGGTCTACCGCGACAGGCTGGTCGACGACGTCTCCGCCTCGCTGCAGCCGTTCGCGCTGGCCAGCCAGCTGCAGATCAGCGCCGACGTGAAGGACGGCGTGGACCCGGCCAAGGTCGAGGCCGCCATCGCCGACGAACTGCGCACATTCCTCGCCGAAGGCCCGACCGCCGACGAACTGCAGCGCGCGCAGGTCGCCTCCCGCGCCGGCTTCGTGCGCGGCCTGGAGAAGGTCGGCGGTTTCAGCGGCAAGGCCGCGATCCTGGCCGAGGGTCAGGTCTACCGCAACGATCCGGGCGCCTATAAGCACGACCTGCAACGCGCCCAGGCCGCCACCGCGGCCAGCGTGCGCAAGGCCGCCGCCACCTGGTTCGGCAAGGGCGACTACCTGCTGACCGTGCTGCCGGCCACCGCGGGCTTCGACGCGGCGGCCGAGGACAAGGCGGTCAAGCCGCTGCCGGCGGCCGACGGCAAGCCCGCGCCCAAGCTGCCGGCCAAGGCCAGCTACAGCGTCGGCAAGCACCAGCTCGACCGCGCCGCCGGCGTGCCGGAGACCAGCGCGTTCCCGAGCCTGCGCTTCCCGCCGCTGCAGCGCGGCAAGCTCAAGAACGGCATCGAGGTGGTGCTGGCCGAGCGCCACACCATCCCGGTGACCCAGGTCGAACTGCTGTTCGACGCCGGCTATGCGGTCGACCAGGGCGGCAAGCTCGGCACCGCCAACTTCACCGCCGCGCTGATGAACGAGAGCACCCGCAGCCTGGATTCGGTGGAAGTGGCGCAGCGGCGCCAGCGCCTGGGCGCGATCACCAGCGTGGCGTGCGAGCTGGACAGCTGCGCCGCCTCGCTCGACGCGCTCAACGACCAACTGGCGCCGTCGCTGGCGCTATTTGCCGACATCGTGCGCAACCCGGCGTTCAAGGCCGAGGACATCGAGCGCATCCGCGGCCAGTGGCTGGCCTCCATCGCGCAGGAGAAGACCCAACCGCAGGGCCTGGCGCTGCGCACCCTGCCGCCGCTGCTGTATGGCCCGCGGCACCCCTACGGCGTGCCGCTCACCGGCAGCGGCACCGAGGCGGCGATCGAGAGCCTGTCCGCCAGCGACCTGAGCGCGTTCCAGGACGCCTGGCTGCGCCCGGACAACCTGCGCATCCTGGTCGCCGGCGACACCACCCTGGCGCAGATCATCCCGCAGCTGGACGCGGCGTTCGGCGACTGGCAGCCGCCGGCCGCCCGCCGCCCGAGCAAGACGCTGCCGCAGGTCGCCGCGCAACCGGAGCCGCGCGTGTTCCTGATCCACCGCAGCGACGCGCCGCAGTCGCTGATCCTGGCCGGCCTGCTGGCGCCCTCGACCAAAGCGCCGAACAACCTGGCCATCGGCGTGGCCAACGGCGCCTTCGGCGGCACCTTCACCTCGCGGCTGAACATGAACCTGCGCGAGGACAAGCGCTGGGCCTATGGCGCCAACAGCTTCATGCTGGACGCGCAGGGCCAGCGCCCGTTCCTGTTCTTCGCCCCGGTGCAGACCGACAAGACCGCCGAGTCGGCGGCCGAGATCCTGAAGGAAGCCAAGGCCGTGGTCGGCGACAAACCACTGACCGCCGACGAGATCGGCAAGATCAAGAACCAGCGCATCCGCGCCCTGCCGGGCAGCTTCGAGACCACCGGCGCGGTACTGGGCGCGCTCGAGGGCATCGTGCAGTACGGGCGTCCGGACGACTACGTGCAGACCCTGAAGGCGCGCCTGGAAGGGATCGACCAGCGCGCCGCGGAAGCGGCGATCAAGGAGATCGTCGTACCGCAGGCGATGACCTGGGTCATCGTCGGCGACCTCAAGCAGATCGAGGCGCCGGTGCGCGCGCTGAAGCTGGGCGAGGTGCAGGTGCTGGACAGCGACGGCCGGCCGGTCAAGGCGGGCGCCAAGGACGCCGGCAGGCAGTGA
- the treA gene encoding alpha,alpha-trehalase TreA, whose translation MSHAAPPCCTPLLSLSLGLLLVSCDPASAQAAPTAMQTTPAPAPPTPDLAYPELFQAVQQQELFDDQKHFVDALPLRDPALINADYLAQRQQPGFDLRRFVAANFEESGPVQTEAIRQDTDLREHIDALWPLLVRRQVDVPAHSSLLSLPHPYVVPGGRFREVYYWDSYFTMLGLVESGETERSRQMLDNFAYLIDTYGHIPNGNRSYYLSRSQPPFFSHMVQLQARVEGDAAYARYLPQLQKEHAYWMEGAQSLAPGQAHAHAVRLADGSLLNRYWDARDTPRPEAWLHDVRTAAQAKDRPAAEVYRDLRAGAESGWDYSSRWLGDRRTLATIRTTAIVPVDLNSLLYHLETTLAVACAKNPGTAGCDTDYAALAGARKRAIDKHLWSEAGYYADYDWQQRRLRDQITAAALYPLFVGVASPARARRSAATVQAQLLRPGGLASTRLHTGQQWDEPNGWAPLQWIAVNGLRRYGQDALAQRIGSRFLARVQALFAQQHKLVEKYGMDAQASGGGGGEYALQDGFGWTNGVTLLLLDLYAAPAAPAPAAAAAHRHRHRQPEPATP comes from the coding sequence ATGAGCCATGCCGCACCTCCCTGCTGCACGCCGTTGCTGAGCTTGTCGCTGGGCCTGCTGTTGGTCAGTTGCGACCCTGCCTCGGCGCAAGCCGCGCCGACCGCGATGCAGACTACGCCTGCGCCCGCGCCGCCGACCCCGGACCTGGCCTACCCGGAACTGTTCCAGGCGGTGCAGCAGCAGGAACTGTTCGACGACCAGAAGCATTTCGTCGACGCGCTGCCGCTGCGCGACCCGGCGCTGATCAACGCCGACTACCTGGCCCAGCGCCAGCAGCCGGGCTTCGACCTGCGCCGCTTCGTCGCCGCCAACTTCGAGGAATCCGGCCCGGTGCAGACCGAGGCGATCCGCCAGGACACCGACCTGCGCGAGCACATCGACGCGCTGTGGCCGCTGCTGGTGCGGCGCCAGGTGGACGTGCCGGCGCACAGCAGCCTGCTGTCGCTGCCGCACCCCTACGTGGTCCCGGGCGGGCGCTTCCGCGAGGTCTACTACTGGGATTCCTACTTCACCATGCTCGGTCTGGTCGAGAGCGGCGAGACCGAACGCAGCCGGCAGATGCTGGACAACTTCGCCTACCTGATCGACACCTACGGGCACATCCCCAACGGCAACCGCAGCTATTACCTGAGCCGCTCGCAGCCGCCGTTCTTCTCGCACATGGTGCAGTTGCAGGCCAGGGTGGAAGGCGACGCCGCCTACGCGCGCTACCTGCCGCAGTTGCAGAAGGAACACGCGTACTGGATGGAAGGCGCGCAGTCGCTGGCGCCCGGCCAGGCCCATGCGCACGCGGTGCGGCTGGCCGACGGCAGCCTGCTCAACCGCTACTGGGACGCGCGCGACACGCCGCGCCCGGAAGCCTGGCTGCACGACGTGCGCACCGCCGCCCAAGCCAAGGACCGCCCGGCCGCCGAGGTCTACCGCGACCTGCGCGCCGGCGCCGAAAGCGGCTGGGACTATTCCAGCCGCTGGCTCGGCGACCGCAGGACGCTGGCCACGATCCGCACCACCGCCATCGTCCCGGTCGACCTCAACAGCCTGCTCTACCACCTCGAGACCACCCTGGCCGTGGCCTGCGCCAAGAACCCCGGCACCGCCGGCTGCGACACCGACTACGCGGCGCTGGCCGGCGCGCGCAAGCGCGCGATCGACAAGCACCTGTGGAGCGAGGCCGGCTACTACGCCGACTACGACTGGCAGCAACGCCGGCTGCGCGACCAGATCACCGCCGCGGCGCTGTATCCGCTGTTCGTCGGCGTGGCTTCGCCGGCGCGCGCCCGGCGCAGCGCCGCCACCGTGCAGGCGCAGTTGCTGCGCCCCGGCGGCCTGGCCAGCACCCGGCTGCACACCGGCCAGCAGTGGGACGAGCCCAACGGCTGGGCGCCGCTGCAGTGGATCGCGGTGAACGGACTGCGCCGCTACGGCCAGGACGCGCTGGCGCAACGCATCGGCAGCCGCTTCCTGGCGCGGGTGCAGGCGCTGTTCGCGCAGCAGCACAAGCTGGTGGAGAAGTACGGCATGGACGCGCAGGCCAGCGGCGGCGGCGGCGGCGAATACGCGCTGCAGGACGGCTTCGGCTGGACCAACGGCGTGACCCTGTTGCTGCTGGACCTGTACGCCGCGCCAGCCGCGCCGGCACCGGCCGCCGCGGCCGCGCACCGGCACCGGCACCGGCAGCCGGAGCCGGCCACGCCCTGA
- a CDS encoding AIM24 family protein gives MSIPTLADFLSASREKDACADAFELESPHLLEVRLDGLVWAKAGTMVARKGAVKFTRQGLIEQGLGNLLKKAVSGEGMQLMKVQGQGRVYLADAGKKITLLRLAGESIFVNGNDVLATEAGIDSRIAMMRRVAGMLSGGLFNVRLSGHGIVAITSHYEPLTLPVNGHSGPVFTDPNATVAWSGGLTPKIVADLSLGTLLGRGSGESIQLRFAGEGWVVVQPYEEVALQARR, from the coding sequence ATGAGCATCCCTACCCTGGCGGACTTCCTGTCCGCCTCGCGCGAGAAGGACGCCTGCGCCGACGCGTTCGAACTGGAAAGCCCGCACCTGCTGGAAGTACGCCTGGACGGCCTGGTCTGGGCCAAGGCCGGGACCATGGTGGCGCGCAAGGGCGCGGTCAAGTTCACCCGCCAGGGACTGATCGAACAGGGCCTGGGCAACCTGCTGAAGAAGGCGGTCAGCGGCGAAGGCATGCAACTGATGAAGGTCCAAGGCCAGGGCCGCGTGTACCTGGCCGACGCCGGCAAGAAGATCACCCTGCTGCGCCTGGCCGGCGAATCGATCTTCGTCAACGGCAACGACGTACTCGCCACCGAAGCCGGCATCGACAGCCGGATCGCCATGATGCGCAGGGTCGCCGGCATGCTTTCCGGCGGCCTGTTCAACGTGCGCCTGAGCGGCCACGGCATCGTCGCCATCACCTCGCACTACGAACCGCTGACGCTGCCGGTCAACGGGCACAGCGGCCCGGTGTTCACCGACCCCAACGCCACCGTGGCCTGGTCCGGCGGGCTGACCCCGAAGATCGTCGCCGACCTCAGCCTGGGCACGCTGCTGGGGCGCGGCTCCGGCGAGAGCATCCAACTGCGCTTCGCCGGCGAGGGCTGGGTGGTGGTGCAACCGTACGAGGAAGTGGCGCTGCAGGCCAGGCGCTGA